AACATTTGTTGCCAAAGACGCACATATAGGCAATTCTGGAGGTTATTTTACTCTAGGTGGCAGATTGATTACTCATAGAATCTTAGCTGAAGCCAATGGGCAAATCGGCATAGGGAGAGCAGATTCAAAAGAATCATATTTTGAAAATACAAACTACAAAGGCAAAACGACTTCTAGCACACTTGCAGGCGATATAAAGCTTGGTGTGAATGTCTCTAGCGTATCATTGCCTATTTTTATCGCAGGAGTATATGGGTTTGAAAATTTCTCTCTCTACACAGGTGGTATTTTCTCAAACTATAAAAAAGATGATAAAAAAGGTTTGGCAATGTCTTGGCATTATGCAGGTGCAGAGATAAATGGCTCAACAACTTTGCAATCCTCGTCAAAGATAGAGTATTTGCTTGGATATTACTATATCATCAACCAAAAAAGTAATTATAGATTTAGAGACGCAAGAGTAATTTCGGATTTTGCAGGCACAAACTATATGATTAAGGCAAGTTTGGCTTATGTGGCTGATTTAAATCAAAGTGTGGGCTATTATGTAAGGGGCATTTACAAATATCAAAATTTTGCTGCTTCAAAGATGACAAATAACCTTAATTATCCCACTACACAAAACTTTCAGGTTTTGGCAGAAGTTGGACTTGAGTTTTAATGGATTCATAAAAAATCACTTGGTAGGCTTTTAGGCGAGATTTGCGCCTCATCTATGGGCGTGAAATCCTGCCTTTTGTAGTGCTCTATTGCCACAGCCCCAATCATCGCTGCGTTATCAGCACAAAAGGCAAGTTCAGCAAGATGTAATTGCTTCTTATACTCTGCACAAAGCTCACTTAGGGCAGTGCGCAAATATGTATTTGCACTCGCTCCCCCCACAATGGCAAAATCCGCTAAATCCTGTGTTTGTGGGTTTTGAAAATATAATCTTACTTTTCGCACGATATGTTCGCACGCACTTTGTTGGAATCCCGCACAGATACTTCCTAAATCTTTAGGGCTAAGAGGTTGAGACAGAGCCTCAATAGCAAGTCTTACCGCATTTTTTAAGCCTGAAAAGCTAAATTGTAGCTTTTGATTATGTAAAAGTGGCACAGGGAAACTATGAGATGTAATATGTGGATAATTTTGTATAAATTCTTTAGCATAAGATTCTATAAGAGGACCGCCCGGATAGCCTAATCCCAAATATTTAGCAACCTTGTCAAAACTTTCACCAAAGCTATCATCAAGGCTTTGTGCGACAAGACTTATAGTGTTAAAATTGTGCATTTGGAGAATCTGCGTATGTCCGCCAGATACAAGCAAAATACCAAGAGGTTGGGGTAGAGAGAGGGGTTTAGAGAGGGTGGATTGGCTATCTGAAGTAGCATTGCGAATACAAAGCGAATAGATATGCCCCTTAAGGTGATTGACACAAATCAGTGGCACTTGTAAGCCAAGACAGAGTGCTTTTGCCATCATTAAGCCTTCAATGAGCGTTACGCTTAGTCCGGGACGAGTAGTTACTGCAATGGCTTTAATCGCTGATAAATCATTGTTTAAAAATACTTTAAGCTTTTTTAGAATCTCTGGAAGTCTTTGAGCGTGAAGTCTTGAAGCGATTTCTGGCACAATACCTCCATAAGTGCTATGTTCCTCATCTTGAGAGAGCTTGATATGATAAATAAGCGTGGCGTCATCAATGCTTGTTAAGGCGAGTGAGCTATCATCGCAGCTTGATTCTATACTCAAAATCATACACTAATTCCTTCAAATGCCAAAGTATGCTAAGATTATACATTAAGAAGTTTAAGGATTATCTATGAAAAAAACTAGATATAGGCTTAAGGCAGAGTGGGAGGAGCAAATAGCCATATTGATGGCTTTTCCGCATAAAAATAGTGATTGGGCAGCGCATATTGAGGAAGCACGAGAATGTTTTATGTGCCTCATTGAGCAGATTCTATCTTTTGAAGCGGTGATACTTTGTGTGGATACCGATGATGAGGAGGGAATAGCACTTCTAAGCGCGCATTTTAAAGAGCATATCGCATTGGCACAAAATAAGGATTCCCAATCACATCAACAATATGGACTTCATATTGTGCGTGTGCCACTCAATGATACTTGGGCAAGGGATTTTGGAGGTATTAGTGTGGAAGCAGAGGGGGGCGAGGGCATTGTCCTCTTTGATTTTATTTTTAATGGTTGGGGGCTCAAATATCCTGCGAATTATGATAATCATATTACGCAAAATATCGTACAACAAGTGCATAAGAGCATTTTATCGCCACTTGTTGAATCTATCTTTGCACCTCATCGTATTATAAAAGCTGATATGGTGCTTGAGGGAGGCAGTATAGAGAGCAATGGGGCAGGGGTGCTGCTCACAAATACGCAATGTTTGCTAGAATCTCATCGCAATCCACACCTAAACCAACAAGAGATAGAATCTAGGCTGAAAGAATATTTTGGACTAGATTCTGTATTATGGCTTACGCAAGGCTATCTTGCTGGAGATGATACAGATAGCCATATTGATACACTTGCGCGTTTTATTGCACCTGATAGTATCGCGTATATTGTATGTGAAGACAAAGAAGATGAGCATTTTGAGGCTTTAACGCGTATGCAAGAAGAGTTGCGTGCGTTAAGACAGCCTAGCGGTGAGCCTTATAAGCTTATTGCTCTGCCTTTTACTCAAGCTATCTATGATGAGCAAGGACAGAGACTACCTGCAAGTTATGCAAATTTCCTTTTTGTCAATGGAGGTCTGCTCGTGCCAACTTATGGGGATAAAAATGACAAAAAGGCACTTGAAATACTAAGCAAAGCATTGCCAAAGCATAGGGTAGTAGGCGTGGATTGTCGCTCATTGATTTTATGGCACGGAAGTTTGCATTGTGTGAGTATGCAGCTTTACATCTCATAATGTTTTGTCATAATATTTCGCAGAATAATCCTGTTTCTACCGAGATATTCATATCAATAGGTTTATGGATATGAAAAGTATAGCCGAGATTCCACGAATCTATGAGAGGTTTAATCTCAAAAAAATGTTCAATCTCTCAAACTCCTTAAAATACTTCCACGATTCTATAATGTCGGGGCGATGTTGTTTGATATAAGTCATATCCTTTTGGATTTGTTTTGCAAAGGCAAACGCTATGCTTGGATTCTCTACAAAATATGCCAATATATCCTTTTCGCTGATTAAATGTGCCTTGATATTGTGCATATATTTTTCTAGTGCATTCATATATCCTTGCAAATAAGTCTTTGTGTGAGAGCATAAAAGTGCATTCGCTTTTAAAATCGCAAAATCCTCTTTGCTGGAATAAAGTATTACATTATCCTGTGGCATTTTGATGTTAAAAAATAAAGTAACATCTACTAGGGCTTTATCAGTATTTGGGGTAAGTTGTTGTGTCGTAATGATGACTTTCACCTCTGCTTCTAGCACATTTTCATTGTTTTCTTTTGTATCGGCACTCAATACGCAAGGAAGCATTAATAAACCCTCATATCTATTAATTTTTCCCTCAAATATTTGCGGATTTGTAGGGGGATTAAAATGCAATTTATGGGATAATTTGACAAAAGTTTCAAAGGTCTTTTTGCCACTGATTTCATCTATGGGGAGAAAAATCACTTCAGAAGTAGCATTTTTGAGCCAATTTAGCCTTGTGGTAATGCTTCCAAATTCATTTGGCATAAGCGTAAAATGACTAGATTCAGTGATGATATTTATATCGGGCTTTGTGTTTAATGCCCCACGATAATACATTGGAGGAAAGCAAATCTTACTTTTTAAAGTCAAATGTCTAAAAGAATCCACATTCCAACTTTCACCTGTCAAATGATTTACTCCTGTTTTTAGGCGACTAATAGGATCTCTAGCGATACAAAAAATCGGCACTTTCTTGTCTAAAAGAGAAGCAAATTTTTCTGCCCCCTCTTGCCAATTATTGAGCGAGAAAATAACCTTTTTGCCTTGCAAATAGCTTTTGTATAAATATAAAAAAGCACTTTTATATTCATTAACTCTCCAACAAATCGTGTAAAACTCCACGCCACATAGATGAAAGAAAGTTTGGACTGCTTCGCCACCCGAACCGCTATTATAGAGCCAAATGCTATCATATTCCCTTGGCAGTGGTAGATTCAAATCCCAAGCAATCTTTGGTGAGATACTTTCATAGCTTAGGCTAGGATAGGGAGAGTTAGAATCTCTGTTTAGTCGTTTTGGATTTAGCATTGGGGGATAAGGGTGGTGAGTATCTAAGTATTTTGTTTTAAATTCAATGGATTCTGTCCAAGAAATAATCTCTTCATAATATTTGGCAATAAAAATTAGGGTTGGGGTATAAATGTTTAGAATATGGAATCTTTTGAGAATCTTATAAATGTGTAATTTATGAGGACTATTAAGTTGAAAAAACAAAGAGTAGAGTATTAATAAATTCGTCTGATATTTTTCTTTTCTTATTCTATAAGCAAGAGCGAATCTTATACCTTTTCTTTTTAGAATCCGTATTGTCTTAGAGCCTCTCATAAGGAGACTTTAATGATAAAAGTAGATTCACAACATATATAAAGAGTAAAAGCAAATATAAGAAAAGAAAGCAAAAAATAATAAGGATAAAAGCAAGAAGAAAGAGATTTTAAAAGACTATTATATGCCCCCCCCCCGTTTAATTGCAAAAGATAAAACATAGAATAACTCCTTTTATAAATATGCTTTCAAAGAGGGCATTTGCAATTCTTCATAAAGTTTTTGCGCTTGCGCTTGACCGCACAGCTCTTTCACAAGAGCAAGGGCAAATACATTTGCCGTAGCAGGACCAGTTGAAGTGATAATATTCCCATTTTTAATAACTGCACTTTCAGCTCTGGTTTTATTTTGCATACTCATTTCATTCTCACAGCCCGGATAGCAGGTAAATTCACCCTCAAGTACTCCTGCCTTATCAAGCACAATAGGGGAGGCGCAAATAGCCGCTATGAGTTTTTGCTCTTGCTTGAAAGTTGTAAGCCATAATTTAATAAGCTCGTTATTGGCGAGATTTTGCATACCATTATAGCCTCCTGCAAGGACAATACCATCAAAATGATCCATTTCAAGCTCGGGCAAAGCAGAATCTGCTTCTATCACAATATGATGCGCTCCCAAAACGCGTTTATGAGCGTCAAGACTAGCAATCACCACTCGCACTCCTGCGCGTCTCAAAATATCTGCCACAGATACTAACTCAATTTCTTCAAAGCCCTTTGCAAGGGGAAGTAAAATATTTTTCATTTTTAAAAAATCCTCCTTGATGTTTCAAATATTTATAACATAAATATCTTTAAAGTCTCTTTTAATATCAAATAGGGGGACAATACAAGAAGTAATATAAAAAGTATGAAAACTACAATTTTCATAACTTAATGAAGCAACTTTTCTTAAGTTTGTTTAGCAATATCTCCTATATTTGCTTATAGAGTGTATAGTATTGATAATGATACAGAGGAAAATAAAATGAAATATCCCCTTAATTATAAAGATGAGTTTTCATATTCTTTGCTTTTTTGGTTGGTGCGGTTTGTGCGTTATAAACTTACGACTTTATCTAATCATCAGGTGTATGATAAGGTAAAGATTCTTGAGGCAATAGATATGTTGAGCAACGATAAGGTAAGCAGCATAGAGGAATTAGAAAGTATTTGCAAAAAAGCACGAAAAGCAGGTATGATAGGAATCAATACCTACGCTACCCCACTTCTTAAGCTTTATACATTTCTTACACAAAGCACTTTGCATTCAATGGAAGATATTGATGAGGAAATATTGAGCGATTTTCTAAGCGTGGAAACAAGCACGCTTTCTACTGCAAGCAAAAAAAACTATCGCATTGCTCTTATAGGCTTTTTTGGCTATATTGATAAGCAAAATGAAAACGAGGGTACATCTTATGTATATGATATTACACTTAAAATGAGTTCATTGCAGGGTAAAAGCGGACAAAAACTTCCTGCATTTTTGAATCAAAAAGAATTAGAGCAATTTTTACAAGCTATTGAACAAGCTCAACTTGGTGAAAAAGTCGCTGCGCGTAATAAGCTTATCATCAAACTTATTGTTTATACAGGCATACGCGTGAGTGAGGCACTTGCTCTGCGATGTAAAGATATTTTTCCTACTCAAGATTGTTATCTTGTGCAGATTCGGGGTAAGGGCAATAAGCCCCGCGTAGTAATGATACGTCAATCTCATATCCAAAGCCTCCTCAATGCTTGGCTGACACAACGTTTGAGCTTTTCTCCTAAGAATGATTTGCTTTTTTGCAATACAAAAGGAAACCCTCTCACACAAAGTTATATTTATAGAAATGTAGAAAATATCCTTACTCAAGCGGGAATCCGCAAAGAAAAAAATGGCGCACATATGCTAAGGCATTCTTTTGCCACTCTACTCTATCAGCAAAAACACGATTTGGTGATGGTGCAAGAAGCACTTGGACACGCTGATTTAAATACAAGTCGCATTTATACGCATTTTGACAAGGAGCGTTTGCAAGAAGTGGTAAGCGTTATGGACAATATAACCAAACAGGAAAATTTATGAATCTTTTACATCACCCTAGCCCTAAAGTCAATCTTGCTGCAATGTGCATTATAGCTGTGTGTGCTGTGGGATTATGGCTGTATGAACCAAGATTGTATAGTGATGTCTTTCGTCTTATGCTTCTTCCTCTTGGGCTTTTATGGCTTGTGCAAAAGCGATATACACTTTTAAAACACTTTATATTCATTAGTGTTGTGATTTTAGGCATTGCATTTATGTGTAAATATACTTTTTCTTTTATGGCAAATCATTATGCCGATTCTCTATGGGTAGAGCATATTATCCAAATTGCAAAACGCCCTATTAATGGTGAGTTTAAAGGATTTCCTAGTGGGCATACGACAGCAGCATTTATTGCAGCAGCATTTGCATTGCGATATATGGGCAAAAAGTGGGGCATATTTGTTATAGTTTTAGCCTCTATGGTGGGTTATGCTCGTGTTTTAAGCCTATGGCACACGCCAACCCAAGTATGTGCAGGTGCGATTTTTGGCTTTATAGGAAGTTTAGTGCTTATACATTTTATTAATAAAAAGCCTCAATGAGAACATTGACAAACATAATGAAAAAGATTATAATCCACGCCCTGTTAGATGTAACTCTATACAGAATTTTACGGGGCTGATTGGCTTTCGACAGGAGCAAAGAGACTTAGGTGCATGTGAGCTGGTAAGCTCTAAAACTGCCACAATCAATAAACGCAAACAACGTAAATTACGCTCCAGCTTACGCAAAAGTGGCGTAAGTTTATCACACTTTTGGAGTCGGCTTAAGAATCCCTATTCTAGCTAGAATCTTAAGCTGTCATCTTTGCTAGATGCTCTTGTGCGCTTACCTAAAGCATAAGAAAAGAATAAGGTTGCTTGTGGATTCTATCTTGGGGTGTTGGATAGCCACAAAAAGAAAGCAATGCCTACTAAACATGTAGATGCCTAAGAGGCTCAAGTTTTTGGACTGGGGTTCAACTCCCCACAGCTCCACCATAGTGCAAAATTTTAAACTTCATTCTATTGATATTAATGAATCTGTGCTGTTTTGCGGATTCTATATGCTTTTGAACGACAAGCACTTGAGCAAGTTTTCGCACTTTTACTTCCAATAAACGACTTATGACACACTTCGCAGTCTTTTTTTGCTTTGTCAAGGCTTTTGAGCAATGATACAACCTCGCTTTGTGTGAGTGAATGCTTACAATAAGGACATTCCATAGAGACTCCTCATAATGATATTTTATTGTATAACAATAATTTCAAAAAGATTCTATCACATTTTATAAAACGTGTTGCTACATTTTACAAAATGTGATATGCTTCATACTTTAATTTTCCATAAAGGTTTTTCTATGACAATTCCTATTTTTAAAAACTCACCTCTCTTGAGCTTTAGCTTTGTATCAATGTGTGGTATCGGACTTTTTGCTGATGAAAGCTTCTCGCATACGAAACTCTCTCCCATTATTTCCGCAGCCCACCCTATAAGCAATGCAAATGTAAGTGTAATAGACGATACCTTTCTCAACCATACACAAGCAAGCAATTTGCGCGAAATTTTTGCCAAAGATGCTGAAATACAAGTTGGTGGTGGCGCAAATATTGCTCAAAAACTTTACATAAGAGGTTTTGAGGATAGAATGTTTCGCGTGAGACTTGATGGAATTACGCAAGGAGGGAATCTCTTTCATCATCAGGGTAATCTCCTCATTGACCCATTTTTGATTAAAAGCATTGAGATAGAAAAAGGTTTGGCAAAGCCAGAAGATGGTGCAGGAGCATTGGCAGGAGGGATAAATATCACGACAAAAAATGCCTTTGATTTACTCTCACAAAAGCGCAATTATGGAGCACATTTTGTGCTAGGAGGGCAAAGCAACAAAGGCGTAGATACTGCCCTTGCTGCGTATGGTAAGCTTACAGAGAATCTTGGGTTGCTTGTAAGCTATGGCTTTGATGATATGCCCTATTATCGTGCGGGTAATGGTGATAAAGTACCCTCCTCTAAAACGCGCTCACACAACGCACTTTTCAAACTAAGTTTCCTCCCTAATGCCAATCACTCACTTAATCTTAACTATCATTTTAATAATGTCAATGCCATAGCGCCCTATGGCGCAAATGTGATTCTTGAGCAATCTCCCAAACTTTATGATAATGCACTCTTCTCACATTCTCTAAGTACGCAATATGCCTACGCACCTGCTGATAACTTTGCTTTATCGTGGAATACTTTTTATTCCTATAAGAATCTTAAACTTTCCCCCATTGGAGCAGCTAGCACCACCCACGACCACGAAAAAGCACATAATTTGAGCCTACACAATTTCGGAAGTGATATAATGTTGAAACATTACTTTAGCCCCTCTAGACATTATATTAAATACGGCTTAAACTATCAATTTCTCACTACCAAAGAACATAATCTTAATGATGGACACGATAGAGGAAGAAACAATCAAGGACACGAATTGGGCGCTATTTATGGCGGATTTATTGGAGCAAATTTTAACTTTTTAGAATCTCTAAGCCTTGATGTGGGTTCGCGCTATGATGTCTTTACCTACCGCGATAAATATAATGCCAAACATAATACGCAAGGATTAAGCCCTTATATTTCGCTTCTTTACACGCCTACAAATGAGCTTAGCTTTAAAATCACGCAAAACTATAACACGCGAGGAGTTATGCCACTTGATGCTTCATTGCTTTATGACCCTCACGTTAAGATTGCTCGCTTAAAAGCAGAGGGTATGCACAATACAGAATTTGATATGGACTATGATAATAGCCTTTTTAGCGCACATATTGCACTTTATCACCAATATCTTAAAAACTTTATTAATACTTATGTCAATAATGCAAGTAATACCGCCGTTCACGGAAGCGAGAACTTCTCGCGTCAAAATATGGATAGTGCTATCCGAATACTCGGCTATGAGGCGAATATAGGGCTAGATTTTAGCTTTGTTGATGTGCATCTAGGTGTCGCACAAAACTTCCCCACATACAACAATAAAACGATTACCGATACCTTTGAGCTTATGGCAGTGAGTGGAAGGAGTTACTATCTAAGTGCAGGATTACGACCTTTTAGTGCATTACCACAATTTCAGATTCTATGGCTTAGTCGCTTTAGTGAAGGCATAGACTATCAAGGCTACAATATGTATCGCGGGGAGTTAGCCTCTATTAACAAAAAGGCTTACAATGTGCATAATATTTACTTTACTTATGATGTGAAATCGTATTTGAGTTTGCGCTTGGCATTTTTAAATATTACAAACAAAACCTATGCTAATCCCTACACCCCACTTAATGAGCTTTATTCAAATGGTAATGGCAACACGCCACTTTATGAACCCGGTTTTAGCACAAAATTCCAAATTGCACTTTCGTTTTAATATTCTCAATAGGACTATATTCTACTAAGCCTTACATATTTAAACTTATTGTAAGATAAGTATCGTTATCATTATGTAAATAAAGGGTTATATTTATCCACATAACCCGATACAAAAAGGCTTATATGATGAAAAGTATCTCACATACAATCCTAATCCCTGCACTTACAAGTATGACTTTCACAAATATGACACGAGCAGATGAATACAATACCTCAAAATCTGTTAATCTCTCACCTTTGGTTACTACAGCCCAAGCAGTCAGCCACACAAATGTAAGCGTCATTGACAGCAAGTTTATCGCCAATACTCAAGCAAGGGATTTGCGTGAGGTTTTCAATAAAAATGCAGAGATTCAAGTTGGCGGTAGCTCACAAATCGCACAAAAGCTGTATATTCGTGGCTTTGAGGATAGAATGTTTCGTGTGCGCATAGATGGTATTACACAAAGTGGGAATCTACTTCATCATCAGGGCAATCTCTTCTTTGACCCATTCCTTGTAAAAAATATTGAGATAGAAAAAGGTTTAGCAAATGTAGAATATGGTGCAGGTGCGCTTGCAGGAGGGATAAATATCACAACAAAAAATGCCTTTGATTTGCTCGGTGCAAATCGCAACTACGGAGCACATTTTAATATTGGAGGGCAGACAAATAAAGGTGTAGATACTTCACTTGCTACCTATGGCAAGATAAAAGAGAATTTTGGGTTAGTAGCAAGTTATAATTTTGATGATGTGCCCTATTATCGTTCGGGTGATGGAAATAAAGTCTCATCATCTCCTGCAAAGGCACATAACGCACTTTTCAAGCTTACATTTCTGCCAAAAGAAAATCACTCATTCAATGTGAATTATCACTTTAATAATGTCAATTCTGTATCACCCTATGCCGCAAATATCCTCACACTTGGCGCTTCACCCCAACTCTACGCAAGCAAACTTTTCGC
This DNA window, taken from Helicobacter sp. MIT 21-1697, encodes the following:
- the tsaD gene encoding tRNA (adenosine(37)-N6)-threonylcarbamoyltransferase complex transferase subunit TsaD, whose protein sequence is MILSIESSCDDSSLALTSIDDATLIYHIKLSQDEEHSTYGGIVPEIASRLHAQRLPEILKKLKVFLNNDLSAIKAIAVTTRPGLSVTLIEGLMMAKALCLGLQVPLICVNHLKGHIYSLCIRNATSDSQSTLSKPLSLPQPLGILLVSGGHTQILQMHNFNTISLVAQSLDDSFGESFDKVAKYLGLGYPGGPLIESYAKEFIQNYPHITSHSFPVPLLHNQKLQFSFSGLKNAVRLAIEALSQPLSPKDLGSICAGFQQSACEHIVRKVRLYFQNPQTQDLADFAIVGGASANTYLRTALSELCAEYKKQLHLAELAFCADNAAMIGAVAIEHYKRQDFTPIDEAQISPKSLPSDFL
- a CDS encoding DJ-1 family glyoxalase III, which gives rise to MKNILLPLAKGFEEIELVSVADILRRAGVRVVIASLDAHKRVLGAHHIVIEADSALPELEMDHFDGIVLAGGYNGMQNLANNELIKLWLTTFKQEQKLIAAICASPIVLDKAGVLEGEFTCYPGCENEMSMQNKTRAESAVIKNGNIITSTGPATANVFALALVKELCGQAQAQKLYEELQMPSLKAYL
- a CDS encoding tyrosine-type recombinase/integrase, with protein sequence MKYPLNYKDEFSYSLLFWLVRFVRYKLTTLSNHQVYDKVKILEAIDMLSNDKVSSIEELESICKKARKAGMIGINTYATPLLKLYTFLTQSTLHSMEDIDEEILSDFLSVETSTLSTASKKNYRIALIGFFGYIDKQNENEGTSYVYDITLKMSSLQGKSGQKLPAFLNQKELEQFLQAIEQAQLGEKVAARNKLIIKLIVYTGIRVSEALALRCKDIFPTQDCYLVQIRGKGNKPRVVMIRQSHIQSLLNAWLTQRLSFSPKNDLLFCNTKGNPLTQSYIYRNVENILTQAGIRKEKNGAHMLRHSFATLLYQQKHDLVMVQEALGHADLNTSRIYTHFDKERLQEVVSVMDNITKQENL
- a CDS encoding TonB-dependent receptor plug domain-containing protein; the encoded protein is MTIPIFKNSPLLSFSFVSMCGIGLFADESFSHTKLSPIISAAHPISNANVSVIDDTFLNHTQASNLREIFAKDAEIQVGGGANIAQKLYIRGFEDRMFRVRLDGITQGGNLFHHQGNLLIDPFLIKSIEIEKGLAKPEDGAGALAGGINITTKNAFDLLSQKRNYGAHFVLGGQSNKGVDTALAAYGKLTENLGLLVSYGFDDMPYYRAGNGDKVPSSKTRSHNALFKLSFLPNANHSLNLNYHFNNVNAIAPYGANVILEQSPKLYDNALFSHSLSTQYAYAPADNFALSWNTFYSYKNLKLSPIGAASTTHDHEKAHNLSLHNFGSDIMLKHYFSPSRHYIKYGLNYQFLTTKEHNLNDGHDRGRNNQGHELGAIYGGFIGANFNFLESLSLDVGSRYDVFTYRDKYNAKHNTQGLSPYISLLYTPTNELSFKITQNYNTRGVMPLDASLLYDPHVKIARLKAEGMHNTEFDMDYDNSLFSAHIALYHQYLKNFINTYVNNASNTAVHGSENFSRQNMDSAIRILGYEANIGLDFSFVDVHLGVAQNFPTYNNKTITDTFELMAVSGRSYYLSAGLRPFSALPQFQILWLSRFSEGIDYQGYNMYRGELASINKKAYNVHNIYFTYDVKSYLSLRLAFLNITNKTYANPYTPLNELYSNGNGNTPLYEPGFSTKFQIALSF
- a CDS encoding phosphatase PAP2 family protein — encoded protein: MNLLHHPSPKVNLAAMCIIAVCAVGLWLYEPRLYSDVFRLMLLPLGLLWLVQKRYTLLKHFIFISVVILGIAFMCKYTFSFMANHYADSLWVEHIIQIAKRPINGEFKGFPSGHTTAAFIAAAFALRYMGKKWGIFVIVLASMVGYARVLSLWHTPTQVCAGAIFGFIGSLVLIHFINKKPQ
- a CDS encoding DUF2972 domain-containing protein, encoding MRGSKTIRILKRKGIRFALAYRIRKEKYQTNLLILYSLFFQLNSPHKLHIYKILKRFHILNIYTPTLIFIAKYYEEIISWTESIEFKTKYLDTHHPYPPMLNPKRLNRDSNSPYPSLSYESISPKIAWDLNLPLPREYDSIWLYNSGSGGEAVQTFFHLCGVEFYTICWRVNEYKSAFLYLYKSYLQGKKVIFSLNNWQEGAEKFASLLDKKVPIFCIARDPISRLKTGVNHLTGESWNVDSFRHLTLKSKICFPPMYYRGALNTKPDINIITESSHFTLMPNEFGSITTRLNWLKNATSEVIFLPIDEISGKKTFETFVKLSHKLHFNPPTNPQIFEGKINRYEGLLMLPCVLSADTKENNENVLEAEVKVIITTQQLTPNTDKALVDVTLFFNIKMPQDNVILYSSKEDFAILKANALLCSHTKTYLQGYMNALEKYMHNIKAHLISEKDILAYFVENPSIAFAFAKQIQKDMTYIKQHRPDIIESWKYFKEFERLNIFLRLNLS
- a CDS encoding agmatine deiminase family protein: MKKTRYRLKAEWEEQIAILMAFPHKNSDWAAHIEEARECFMCLIEQILSFEAVILCVDTDDEEGIALLSAHFKEHIALAQNKDSQSHQQYGLHIVRVPLNDTWARDFGGISVEAEGGEGIVLFDFIFNGWGLKYPANYDNHITQNIVQQVHKSILSPLVESIFAPHRIIKADMVLEGGSIESNGAGVLLTNTQCLLESHRNPHLNQQEIESRLKEYFGLDSVLWLTQGYLAGDDTDSHIDTLARFIAPDSIAYIVCEDKEDEHFEALTRMQEELRALRQPSGEPYKLIALPFTQAIYDEQGQRLPASYANFLFVNGGLLVPTYGDKNDKKALEILSKALPKHRVVGVDCRSLILWHGSLHCVSMQLYIS